One genomic region from Argentina anserina chromosome 2, drPotAnse1.1, whole genome shotgun sequence encodes:
- the LOC126782847 gene encoding eukaryotic translation initiation factor 3 subunit D-like yields the protein MVEVGFDVGGVPFNPDGWGPPDCAAATTTTSNLSLNVPFAPFSRSEKLGRIADWTRTFNNPARSRNPSDAVFDFSNDSSFPDDDSSFRLVDGKPPPTRPKFGPKWRFQQQRQLPHRRDEEVEAKKREAEKERARRDRHYNMNNRSNANMPRREAAVFKSSVDIQPEWNMLDQIPFSTFSKLSFTVPEPEDLIFCGALESYDRTMDRITPKNERRLERFKNRSFPKVTTSDDPVIRRLAKEDKATVFATDTILSTLMCAPRSVYSWDIVVQRVGNKLFFDKRECSQLDLVSVHETSQEPLPEAKEDINSAHALSIEAACINQNFSQQVLVRDGNKVNFDEPNPFANEGEDVASVAYRYRRWKLDKEVSLVARCEVQSVMEVNNQRSFLTLNALNEFDPKYSGVDWRQKLETQRGAVLANELKNNANKLAKWTAQALLAGADMMKLGYVSRVHPRDHFNHAILAVNGYKPKEFSAQINLNQASMWGIVKSIVDLCLKLKEGTYVLVKDPSKPQVRIYEVPSDAFENDYAEEPLPEAEQAQAPTEDGQGAEPNVAATDVEEKEVEAQA from the coding sequence ATGGTCGAAGTCGGATTCGACGTCGGCGGCGTCCCTTTCAACCCCGACGGTTGGGGCCCACCTGACTGCGCCGCCGCCACAACCACCACCTCCAACCTCTCCCTCAACGTCCCCTTCGCCCCCTTCTCCCGCTCTGAGAAGCTCGGCCGGATAGCCGACTGGACCCGCACCTTCAACAACCCGGCCCGCTCCCGAAACCCCTCCGACGCCGTCTTCGACTTCTCCAACGACTCCTCCTTCCCCGACGACGACTCCTCCTTCCGCCTCGTCGACGGCAAGCCCCCTCCGACCCGCCCCAAGTTCGGCCCCAAGTGGCGGTTCCAGCAGCAGCGGCAGCTCCCCCACCGCCGCGACGAGGAGGTCGAGGCCAAGAAGCGCGAGGCCGAGAAGGAGCGGGCCCGCCGCGACCGCCACTACAACATGAACAACCGCTCCAACGCCAACATGCCTCGCCGAGAAGCCGCCGTTTTCAAATCCTCGGTGGATATCCAACCGGAATGGAATATGCTCGATCAGATCCCCTTTTCGACATTCTCCAAGCTCTCATTCACTGTCCCTGAGCCGGAGGATCTAATCTTCTGCGGCGCCCTCGAGTCCTACGACAGGACAATGGACAGAATTACCCCCAAGAATGAGCGCAGGCTCGAGCGGTTCAAGAACCGCAGCTTCCCCAAGGTCACCACCTCTGATGATCCAGTCATTCGCCGCCTTGCCAAGGAAGACAAGGCCACTGTTTTCGCCACCGATACCATCCTCTCGACGCTCATGTGCGCGCCGAGGTCGGTCTACTCATGGGACATTGTGGTGCAGCGAGTTGGGAACAAGTTGTTCTTTGACAAACGTGAATGCTCGCAGCTCGATTTGGTTTCAGTCCATGAGACCTCGCAGGAGCCTCTGCCGGAAGCCAAGGAGGATATCAATTCCGCTCATGCGTTGAGTATTGAGGCTGCTTGCATTAACCAGAATTTCTCTCAGCAGGTTTTGGTGAGAGATGGGAACAAGGTCAATTTCGACGAGCCTAACCCGTTTGCGAACGAGGGCGAGGACGTTGCCTCTGTTGCCTATCGTTACAGGAGGTGGAAGCTTGACAAGGAGGTGTCGCTGGTTGCGAGGTGTGAGGTTCAGAGTGTTATGGAGGTTAACAACCAGAGGTCCTTTTTGACGCTCAATGCGCTGAATGAATTTGATCCTAAATATTCTGGTGTTGATTGGAGGCAGAAGTTGGAGACTCAGAGGGGTGCAGTTCTGGCTAATGAGCTGAAGAACAATGCCAACAAGTTGGCTAAATGGACTGCACAAGCTCTGTTGGCTGGTGCTGATATGATGAAGTTGGGTTATGTGTCGAGGGTCCATCCTCGTGATCACTTTAACCATGCAATTTTGGCTGTGAATGGATACAAGCCCAAGGAGTTCTCGGCGCAGATTAATCTGAACCAGGCTAGTATGTGGGGAATTGTCAAGTCTATTGTGGACTTGTGCTTGAAACTGAAGGAGGGTACATATGTACTGGTGAAGGATCCATCTAAGCCGCAAGTTAGGATATATGAGGTGCCATCAGAtgcttttgaaaatgattatgCTGAAGAGCCACTACCAGAGGCTGAGCAAGCTCAGGCCCCTACTGAAGATGGCCAAGGTGCAGAGCCAAATGTTGCCGCAACTGATGTGGAGGAAAAAGAAGTGGAAGCTCAAGCTTAA